Proteins encoded in a region of the Anopheles ziemanni chromosome 2, idAnoZiCoDA_A2_x.2, whole genome shotgun sequence genome:
- the LOC131281727 gene encoding dnaJ protein homolog 1-like, protein MAKDFYKILGVPKTATDDEIKKAYRKLALKYHPDKNKSPQAEERFKEVAEAYEVLSDKKKRDVYDQYGEDGLKGGAGGMGGPGQSGQFQYNFHGDPRATFAQFFGTSDPFSVFFGNDGGAHIFHQEMDSGDPFGFDGRGGGGMGGFPGGAFRSQSFNMHGSPQRKQKSQDPPIEHDLYVSLEDVNSGCQKKMKISKMVMGHDGSARKEEKILNINVKPGWKAGTKITFPREGDQIPGKIPADIVFIIRDKPHQHFKREGSDIRFTAKISLRQSLCGTVVQVPTLSGETLTISTIGEVVKPHTVKRLQNRGLPFPKEPSRKGDLLVAFDIRFPDQVDASTREILADLLPMDPS, encoded by the coding sequence ATGGCAAAAGATTTCTACAAAATATTAGGCGTCCCCAAGACGGCCACGGACGATGAGATCAAAAAGGCGTACCGTAAGCTGGCTTTAAAATATCATCCGGACAAAAATAAGTCCCCACAGGCCGAGGAGCGCTTCAAGGAGGTGGCCGAAGCTTACGAGGTGCTGTCGGACAAGAAGAAGCGCGACGTATACGATCAGTACGGCGAGGACGGCCTGAAGGGTGGCGCTGGCGGTATGGGCGGTCCGGGTCAGTCGGGCCAGTTCCAGTACAACTTCCACGGCGATCCGCGCGCCACGTTTGCACAGTTCTTCGGCACGAGCGATCCGTTCAGTGTGTTCTTCGGCAACGACGGCGGGGCGCACATCTTCCACCAGGAGATGGACAGTGGCGATCCGTTTGGGTTCGATGGCCGCGGTGGTGGCGGTATGGGCGGGTTCCCCGGAGGAGCGTTCCGCTCGCAGTCCTTCAACATGCACGGTTCGCCGCAGCGTAAGCAGAAGAGCCAAGATCCACCGATCGAGCACGACCTGTACGTGTCGCTGGAGGACGTCAACTCGGGTTGccagaagaaaatgaaaatttccaAAATGGTCATGGGTCACGACGGGTCGGCGCGGAAAGAGGAGAAGATACTGAACATCAACGTGAAACCGGGCTGGAAGGCGGGCACGAAAATTACCTTCCCGCGCGAAGGCGACCAAATTCCTGGCAAAATTCCGGCCGATATCGTGTTCATCATCCGCGATAAGCCACACCAGCACTTCAAGCGCGAGGGCAGCGACATAAGGTTCACGGCCAAGATTTCCCTCCGGCAGTCGCTCTGTGGTACGGTGGTGCAGGTTCCGACACTGAGCGGTGAGACGCTAACCATTTCAACGATCGGCGAGGTCGTGAAACCGCACACGGTCAAGCGGCTGCAGAATCGAGGACTTCCATTTCCGAAGGAACCGAGCCGGAAAGGCGATCTGCTGGTGGCGTTCGACATTCGCTTCCCGGACCAGGTGGACGCAAGCACGCGGGAAATACTGGCCGACCTGTTACCGATGGATCCGTCGTAA
- the LOC131286060 gene encoding patj homolog, which produces MHLSSDVSNALKQIEIIKQTVEEMEPNKLQLNVSDDLKLVIDLLQDPVFRNIVQIQDSLSELNHQITQHPSILPGDFDIANSGELVLNVPPGTDLFDADYQDEQRVPSAQMSPGSPGPGMLVVTQPKLNQLLDPHGQLLGVGQVPMVALQQQIAPQPLDAQQLLNGSMKINNDPSLLFEVTNILQDHHKNLPEAEQHQHPLGGQYGADSPKSIPETIIAAGGTAGPADWSRILDIELVNDGTGLGFGIIGARTTGVTVKTILAGGVADRDGRLKSGDQILQIGDVNLHEMVSEQVASVLRQSGTHVQLVVARPIDSLTGPGGSVGGGDEYDQSAIVPTVLLADPLKLKQYLADSGFSDIYSVYSIVNLEKDLDENPFGEDSPLADFPETEVFTVELRKDQNGLGITIAGYVCEKEELSGIFVKSVSPGSAADLSGKIAVNDRIIEVDGQSLHGFSNHQAVDVLKQSGHVVKLCLERYLRGPKYDQLQQAIAANEMKPPTPATPPPPLGPTDLSKYGSNILDILPRGLTEKHQQPPQAQQRTILEGMKGYGDDPDDSGHQPPLGGDAGSAAVVMGHKKLARAKDSIDSQQEYREKIKEASIVPPLLHDVTEVSAGDVLLDATNVAAIAKHAGVPKLRSSLKGGNTALAEERINDDDADDDSADTAYIVKKWTTILGPEVQIIVANIRKFAASSGLGISLEGTVDVEGGKEVRPHHYIRSILPEGPVGQNGLLRSGDELLEVNGQRLLGMNHLKVVSILKELPQDVCMVCARGDPDLLRFTEEQLISSLEADAAKRSNSTASHQHHHHHHHQQLHGGSLTPSERLVKAKSDGSLATTNGAGVGVGGVGDGFSKIKSRSLEPLTGLAMWSSEPQIIELVKGERGLGFSILDYQDPLDPNDTLIVIRSLVPGGVAQLDGRLIPGDRLLFVNDTILENASLDQAVQALKGAPKGVVRIGVAKPLPMQDSSLVGAAAPFDERSAVLSTGGPPPEVTGSASGNTGSGKMLSLAKPDIIME; this is translated from the exons ATGCATCTCTCCAGCGATGTCTCGAATGCGCTCAAGCAAATCGAAATCATCAAGCAGACGGTCGAGGAGATGGAACCGAACAAGCTGCAGTTGAATGTCAGCGACGACCTGAAGCTGGTGATCGATCTGCTGCAGGATCCCGTCTTTCGGAACATCGTTCAAATCCAGGACTCGCTGTCCGAGCTGAACCACCAGATAACGCAGCACCCGTCGATACTGCCGGGGGACTTCGATATCGCGAACAGTGGCGAGCTGGTGCTGAATGTGCCGCCCGGGACGGACCTATTCGATGCAGACTACCAGGATGAGCAGCGTGTTCCCTCGGCACAGATGTCACCGGGAAGCCCTGGCCCGGGCATGCTGGTGGTCACACAGCCGAAGCTTAATCAGCTGCTTGATCCGCACGGTCAACTGCTCGGCGTGGGCCAGGTACCGATGGTGGCTTTGCAGCAACAAATAGCCCCTCAGCCCTTGGATGCGCAGCAGTTGTTGAACGGGTCGATGAAGATAAACAATGAtccttctttgttgtttgaGGTAACGAACAT TTTGCAGGACCATCACAAAAATCTCCCCGAAGCTGAACAGCACCAGCATCCACTGGGTGGTCAGTACGGCGCGGATTCGCCAAAATCGATCCCGGAAACCATCATTGCCGCTGGTGGTACGGCTGGACCAGCCGATTGGTCACGTATCCTGGACATCGAGCTCGTTAACGATGGGACCGGACTGGGCTTCGGTATCATCGGCGCTCGGACAACGGGTGTCACCGTTAAAACGATCCTCGCTGGTGGCGTGGCGGATCGTGACGGTCGGCTGAAGAGTGGCGATCAGATCCTGCAGATTGGTGACGTTAACCTGCACGAGATGGTTTCCGAGCAGGTCGCATCCGTACTGCGCCAGTCCGGAACGCACGTACAGCTCGTCGTGGCCCGTCCAATCGATTCACTTACTGGCCCGGGAGGATCGGTCGGTGGTGGCGATGAGTACGATCAATCCGCGATCGTACCAACGGTGCTGTTGGCGGATCCACTCAAGCTGAAGCAGTACCTGGCCGATTCGGGTTTCAGCGATATCTACAGCGTGTATTCGATCGTAAACTTGGAGAAGGACTTGGATGAGAATCCGTTCGGCGAGGATAGCCCGCTAGCCGATTTCCCCGAGACGGAGGTGTTTACGGTGGAGCTGCGTAAAGACCAGAACGGACTGGGCATCACGATCGCAGGGTACGTTTGTGAGAAGGAGGAGCTTTCCGGCATCTTCGTGAAGAGTGTGTCCCCGGGCAGTGCGGCGGATCTGAGCGGCAAGATCGCGGTGAACGATCGCATCATCGAAGTGGACGGTCAATCGCTGCACGGCTTCTCCAACCATCAGGCCGTTGATGTCCTAAAACAAAGTGGTCACGTAGTGAAGCTGTGCCTGGAGCGGTACCTTCGCGGACCGAAGTACGACCAGCTACAGCAGGCGATCGCGGCGAACGAGATGAAACCACCGACACCGGCtacacctccaccaccgcttGGGCCAACGGATCTGTCCAAGTACGGCAGTAACATCCTCGACATTCTGCCACGTGGACTCACCGAAAAGCATCAGCAGCCTCCACAAGCGCAACAGCGTACCATTCTCGAGGGCATGAAAGGGTACGGTGATGACCCGGACGATAGCGGTCACCAACCACCCCTCGGCGGCGATGCTGGTTCTGCGGCGGTCGTTATGGGCCACAAGAAACTGGCACGGGCAAAGGACTCCATCGATAGCCAGCAAGAGTACCGGGAGAAGATTAAGGAAGCGTCGATCGTTCCCCCGTTGCTGCATGACGTTACGGAAGTTTCCGCCGGCGACGTTTTGCTCGACGCGACTAATGTGGCCGCAATTGCTAAGCATGCCGGTGTGCCGAAACTGCGTAGCTCTCTGAAGGGCGGCAACACAGCGTTGGCGGAGGAGCGCATCAACGATGACGACGCCGACGATGACTCGGCGGATACGGCATACATCGTGAAAAAGTGGACAACCATCCTGGGACCGGAGGTGCAGATTATTGTAGCGAACATACGTAAATTTGCGGCCTCCAGTGGACTGGGCATTTCGCTCGAAGGCACAGTGGACGTGGAAGGTGGAAAGGAAGTCCGACCGCATCACTACATCCGCTCGATACTGCCAGAGGGCCCAGTTGGGCAGAACGGTCTGCTTCGATCCGGCGATGAGCTTCTAG AGGTCAACGGACAGCGACTGCTCGGTATGAACCACCTCAAGGTGGTATCAATTCTGAAGGAACTACCGCAGGACGTGTGTATGGTGTGTGCGCGCGGTGATCCAGATCTGCTGCGGTTCACAGAGGAGCAGCTCATCAGCTCGCTTGAGGCGGACGCGGCCAAGCGGAGCAATAGTACCGCAAGccaccagcaccatcaccatcaccatcatcagcagctGCACGGTGGCAGTCTGACGCCGTCGGAGCGCCTGGTCAAGGCCAAATCGGATGGCAGTCTGGCCACAACCAACGGGGCCGGTGTTGGCGTGGGAGGCGTCGGTGACGGGTTCTCGAAGATCAAATCACGCAGCCTTGAACCACTGACGGGGCTGGCAATGTGGAGTTCCGAGCCGCAGATTATCGAGCTGGTCAAAGGCGAACGAGGCCTCGGGTTCTCCATCCTAGACTATCAGGATCCGCTCGATCCGAACGACACGCTGATCGTGATCCGCTCGCTGGTACCGGGTGGTGTTGCGCAGCTCGATGGGCGGCTCATTCCCGGCGACCGGCTGCTATTCGTGAACGACACGATCCTCGAAAACGCATCGCTCGATCAGGCCGTGCAGGCGCTCAAGGGTGCCCCTAAGGGTGTGGTGCGCATCGGCGTCGCCAAGCCGCTGCCCATGCAGGACTCGTCCCTCGTCGGTGCCGCTGCTCCGTTCGATGAACGCTCGGCCGTACTCTCCACCGGCGGCCCACCACCGGAAGTGACCGGATCGGCCAGTGGTAACACCGGCAGCGGTAAGATGTTATCGCTCGCGAAACCGGACATAATAATGGAATGA